The window ACGAGGGCAAGGAGATCGAAGCGCCTCTGCCGGGCGAGATCACGAAGGGGGAGATCTCGAAAGGAGAGATCTCGAAGGGCGAGGAGACGCCCGAGATCCCGGCAAAGGAGGGGCCGGAGGAGGGCGCGCCGGCCGAGCCCGCCGACGTCACGAAGGCGCCCGAGCCGACGGCCGAGCTCCCGTCGAAGGGCGAATTCGCGCCGGTCTCCCCGACCGCGCCGAAGGGCGAATTCGCGCCGATCCTGCCGAAGGGTGATTCCGGGGCCCTCACGCCGAAGGGGCTCGTGAGGCCCCGGATCGATCTCGGGGCGCGTCTCCCGCCGAGGCTCGATTACAGGCCGAGCGGCGATTCGCCGCCGAAGGGGGATCTCGCGCGCGGCGGTCGCGGCTGCCCGAATGCGCTGGCCCGGACGCCGGAGGTCGTCGGGGCGTGCGTGCAGGCAATCACGTACGCGAGAAACCCGGCGACGGGCGAATGCTGCGTGTACGCCACGCCTTGCGAGGTGCCGCACCGCTGGAACGCATCGTTCTCCCGGGACGACGTTTGCCGGTGACCTCCGGGCGCCGTCACGGTTGACGGAAGCGCGCATCCGCGCTTTCCTGGGCCGCGATGGAGCTCGTGAGCGTCGACGTGGGTGAGGAGAAGGTCGTGGAAGGCCAGCCGGGCCAGGCGTTCCTGGCGAGCGCTCGGGATGTCGATCGCGTGATCGAGGCCTCGTTTTCGAGCGGCGCGGGCTCTGCCCTCCTTTACGCGGCGAACCTGCCGGCGGCCTTCTTCGACCTGAGCTCGGGCGAGGCCGGAGAGATCCTGCACAAATTGAGGCTGTATCGAATCCGCCTCGCCGTCGTCTGCCCGCCGGGGAGCGTCAGCTATAGCAGCCGCTTCGGGGAGATGATGGCCGAGGAGCGGCGCGGCGCGTGGTTCGGGGCGTTCGAGACACGCGACGCGGCCCTCGAATGGATCGGCTCGCCTCCCTGAAGGCGCTCATTTCGACCCCACCCGAACGAACGACCCCCCCGTCCGCCCGAACGTCTCCGGCGCGTACATCTCCTCGATCCGCGTCGGCGGCGCCACGAATCGACCCACGTGGGCCGCGCGGGCGAGGTACCGATATCTCGAAATGCCCGCCGGCAAGGCGTCGATGAAATAAACGACGCGGTCGTCGCGCATTTCACGCCGCTCGGCCGGCGTCGCTTCGAGCTTCGCGAGCCAGGGGCCGCCCACGTCGCGGGCGAGGCGCAGCGGCTCGAGTCCGCCGGGGACCGGGTCTTCGAGGACGACGAAGCGGCGCGGCGCGGGCGTGACGACCTCGATCTCGCAGAGCACGACCTGCCCGGGATCAAACGCGGGCTCGCCGGAGAGAGGCGCG is drawn from Polyangium spumosum and contains these coding sequences:
- a CDS encoding DUF4180 domain-containing protein translates to MELVSVDVGEEKVVEGQPGQAFLASARDVDRVIEASFSSGAGSALLYAANLPAAFFDLSSGEAGEILHKLRLYRIRLAVVCPPGSVSYSSRFGEMMAEERRGAWFGAFETRDAALEWIGSPP